From the Desulfatiglans anilini DSM 4660 genome, one window contains:
- a CDS encoding radical SAM protein: MKKEESPAFAKMSQATAISLDLMRGRMYRGAVNRCVNLLVHYPEGCAANCAYCGLAKKRPGTYREKSFIHVEWPVFSMDEIIAAINRAPRFVQRTCISMITNGKCTRATIEMTERLGRDTALPISILISPTIMKEEDFGRMHEAGADKIGIAIDLATPELFDRYRGKAVSGPHRWETYWRTLDQALTVFGPLNVGAHLMVGMGETEEEMVSLMDRLWQKGVVNHLFSFFAEEGSALGNRPQPAWDTYLRIQLARYLIENDLSSHSRMHFSPSGRITDFGLSPEERDRVISLGTPFMTTGCLGPDGEVACNRPFGNCLPDVQQWNYPYPPNTEELALIREAFASGSPIPERKRATAQGAG, translated from the coding sequence ATGAAAAAAGAAGAAAGTCCTGCTTTTGCCAAGATGAGCCAAGCCACGGCGATCTCCCTCGATCTTATGCGTGGGCGGATGTACCGCGGCGCGGTAAACCGCTGCGTGAATCTTCTGGTGCACTATCCCGAGGGCTGCGCGGCGAACTGCGCCTATTGCGGCCTGGCTAAAAAACGCCCCGGCACCTACCGCGAGAAAAGCTTCATACACGTCGAGTGGCCCGTCTTCTCCATGGATGAGATCATCGCAGCGATCAATCGCGCCCCCCGTTTCGTGCAGCGCACCTGCATCTCTATGATCACCAACGGCAAGTGCACCCGCGCCACGATCGAGATGACGGAGCGCCTCGGCCGGGACACAGCCCTGCCCATCTCGATCCTGATCAGTCCCACGATCATGAAGGAGGAGGATTTCGGCCGCATGCACGAGGCGGGCGCCGACAAGATCGGCATCGCCATCGACCTCGCCACGCCCGAGCTCTTCGACCGCTACCGCGGCAAGGCGGTCTCCGGCCCCCATCGCTGGGAGACCTATTGGCGCACCCTCGATCAGGCCCTGACCGTCTTCGGCCCGCTGAACGTCGGCGCACACTTGATGGTCGGCATGGGCGAGACCGAGGAGGAGATGGTCTCCCTCATGGATCGCCTCTGGCAAAAAGGGGTCGTAAACCACCTCTTTTCCTTCTTTGCCGAGGAAGGCTCCGCACTGGGCAACCGCCCGCAGCCGGCCTGGGACACCTACCTCAGGATCCAGCTCGCGCGCTATCTGATAGAGAATGATCTGAGCAGCCACAGCCGGATGCATTTTTCCCCATCGGGGCGGATCACGGACTTCGGCCTCTCACCGGAGGAGCGCGACCGTGTCATCTCGCTCGGCACCCCCTTCATGACGACCGGCTGCCTCGGCCCCGACGGCGAGGTCGCCTGCAACCGCCCGTTCGGGAACTGCCTCCCCGACGTACAGCAGTGGAACTATCCTTATCCGCCAAACACCGAAGAACTGGCGCTCATCCGCGAAGCCTTCGCTTCCGGCAGCCCGATCCCCGAACGTAAACGCGCAACCGCCCAGGGGGCCGGCTGA
- the hisD gene encoding histidinol dehydrogenase, which translates to MMITPKPLASLGPEQRAAILDRSMADISAVYEDMRKIVADVRNRGDEALVDMSREFAPDVRPGDLEAAPAEIDAAVAKVAPSVMEALRAAAANIRRFHEAQREREMWSTYVAEGILAGRITRPIERVGCYIPGGRAAYPSTTLMTIIPARVAGVEEIIATTPAGPGMQVNPVTLAAARLAGCRRIFKVGGPWGIAAMAYGTASVPRVDKIVGPGNKYVTAAKMLVYGRVDIDSPAGPSEALILADETADPELVAVDLLSQLEHDPDSAALLVTPSAPLAEDVAKAIEAAFDELPRKEIIEISIRRNGRILTTTSIGEAVAFTNEYAPEHLQIMTRDPFLTLQGIRHAGSIFLGNYAPVPVGDYASGTNHVLPTGQCARMFSGLSVDDFIKKPTFQYLSKQGLANLKETVVTLAEAEGLPLHARAVRARFEGRS; encoded by the coding sequence AGACATGCGAAAGATCGTGGCGGACGTCAGGAACCGCGGGGATGAGGCGCTCGTCGACATGAGCCGCGAGTTCGCGCCGGACGTCCGGCCGGGCGACCTGGAGGCCGCCCCCGCCGAGATCGATGCCGCCGTCGCAAAGGTGGCCCCATCGGTCATGGAGGCCCTGCGCGCGGCCGCGGCGAACATCAGGCGCTTCCACGAGGCGCAGCGCGAGCGCGAGATGTGGTCGACCTACGTGGCCGAGGGCATCCTCGCAGGGCGCATCACGCGCCCGATCGAACGGGTGGGCTGCTACATCCCGGGCGGCCGGGCGGCCTATCCGAGCACGACCCTGATGACCATCATCCCCGCCCGGGTCGCCGGTGTGGAAGAGATCATCGCCACGACCCCGGCGGGCCCCGGCATGCAGGTCAACCCCGTGACTCTGGCGGCGGCCCGCCTTGCCGGATGCCGCCGCATCTTCAAGGTCGGCGGCCCCTGGGGAATCGCCGCCATGGCCTACGGGACGGCCTCGGTCCCGCGGGTCGACAAGATCGTCGGCCCCGGCAACAAATACGTGACAGCCGCCAAGATGCTGGTGTACGGCCGGGTCGATATCGATTCCCCCGCCGGACCGAGCGAGGCCCTGATCCTCGCCGATGAGACCGCGGACCCCGAGCTCGTGGCTGTCGATCTGCTCTCACAGCTCGAGCACGACCCCGATTCGGCCGCCCTGCTCGTGACGCCGTCCGCCCCCCTGGCGGAGGACGTCGCCAAGGCGATCGAGGCCGCCTTCGATGAACTCCCCCGCAAAGAAATCATCGAGATCTCGATCCGCCGCAATGGGAGGATCCTCACGACGACCTCCATCGGCGAGGCCGTCGCCTTCACGAACGAATACGCCCCCGAACACCTGCAGATCATGACGCGTGATCCGTTCCTGACCTTGCAGGGGATCCGTCATGCCGGCTCGATCTTCCTCGGGAACTACGCGCCAGTCCCTGTCGGGGACTATGCCTCGGGCACCAACCATGTCCTCCCGACCGGACAGTGCGCCCGGATGTTCTCAGGGCTCTCGGTGGATGACTTCATCAAGAAACCCACCTTTCAGTACCTGAGCAAACAAGGCCTGGCCAACCTGAAAGAGACCGTTGTCACGCTTGCGGAGGCCGAAGGGCTTCCGCTGCATGCCAGGGCGGTCCGCGCCCGATTCGAAGGCCGCTCTTGA
- a CDS encoding AIR synthase related protein has translation MKRNLSRLINDTRNYIGLLRKRPIEEVYTKLIQGTQLDHHLPNYGDDAAVIHWKDGYLLLAADGMMTRLLVNEPYAAGKASVMVTVNDIYAMGGRPLAMVNVLASGDDAQRSKVIDGIRKGCEKLQVPMVGGHLHPDASSEAPSLSVAILGYANKLLRSHLAAPGDDLIFAADLNGQVGCYSVVSWDANSGKTSEELIHRLEVLPIIAEKGWSQACKDVSNAGLLGTLSIMMENSGRGADIDLDAIPCPPELDLLDWLVSFQSFGFILSVKPETSQSVIDLFRERSIHAAVVGRVTEQRKVTIRSGSESQTVFDFTTDRITGITCRLAGAHPNIEMRKMISGRKNSG, from the coding sequence CTTTTGCGAAAAAGACCGATTGAGGAGGTCTATACAAAACTGATTCAAGGGACCCAGCTTGATCATCATCTGCCTAATTACGGAGACGATGCCGCTGTGATCCACTGGAAGGATGGTTATCTGTTGCTGGCCGCCGACGGCATGATGACCCGGCTGCTTGTGAATGAACCCTATGCTGCCGGCAAGGCATCCGTGATGGTGACGGTCAATGACATCTATGCAATGGGGGGGAGGCCTCTTGCCATGGTCAATGTCTTGGCCAGCGGCGACGATGCGCAGCGTTCAAAGGTCATCGACGGGATTCGCAAGGGATGCGAAAAGCTTCAGGTGCCTATGGTTGGGGGTCACCTCCATCCCGACGCCTCCTCGGAGGCACCCTCTCTTTCGGTTGCTATCTTGGGCTATGCGAACAAGCTTCTCCGCAGCCACTTGGCAGCCCCCGGCGATGACCTGATCTTTGCGGCAGATCTAAACGGCCAAGTGGGCTGTTATTCTGTGGTAAGTTGGGATGCCAATTCAGGAAAGACGTCGGAAGAATTGATCCATCGGCTGGAGGTCCTTCCGATCATCGCTGAGAAGGGGTGGTCCCAGGCTTGCAAGGATGTGAGCAATGCCGGCCTGTTAGGCACTCTCTCCATCATGATGGAAAACTCGGGAAGGGGTGCGGATATTGACCTGGATGCGATCCCCTGCCCACCGGAACTGGATCTTCTTGACTGGCTGGTCTCTTTTCAGAGCTTTGGATTCATCCTCTCTGTTAAGCCTGAAACCTCCCAGTCGGTGATTGATCTTTTCCGGGAAAGGTCCATCCATGCTGCGGTTGTCGGCAGGGTAACGGAACAAAGGAAGGTAACGATCAGAAGTGGATCCGAATCCCAAACTGTTTTTGACTTTACAACAGACAGAATTACCGGCATTACGTGCCGGCTTGCGGGCGCACATCCAAATATAGAAATGCGCAAAATGATAAGTGGAAGGAAAAACTCCGGATAA
- the gcvH gene encoding glycine cleavage system protein GcvH, with the protein MADIKGYNMPDDLYYSEDHSWARVDGDKVTVGMTDFFQKEAGDIVFVDLPEEEEDVSQGEVCGKIQSRKWIGKLVAPVSGEIVEINEDLEEDTSLINTDPYGKGWILTIEASALDDELPKLMQGAKVVAFIEGEIKRAEEEKAKA; encoded by the coding sequence ATGGCGGACATCAAGGGCTACAACATGCCTGACGACCTCTACTACAGCGAGGACCACAGCTGGGCCCGCGTCGACGGCGACAAGGTCACCGTGGGCATGACCGATTTTTTCCAGAAGGAAGCCGGAGACATCGTCTTTGTGGACCTTCCGGAAGAAGAAGAGGACGTGAGCCAGGGAGAGGTTTGCGGCAAGATCCAGTCGCGCAAGTGGATCGGCAAACTGGTCGCCCCGGTCTCCGGTGAGATCGTCGAGATCAACGAAGACCTCGAGGAAGACACCAGCCTCATCAACACCGATCCCTACGGCAAAGGCTGGATCCTCACCATCGAGGCCTCCGCCCTCGACGATGAACTGCCGAAGCTCATGCAGGGAGCTAAGGTCGTGGCGTTCATCGAAGGTGAGATCAAACGCGCCGAGGAGGAAAAGGCCAAGGCCTAG
- a CDS encoding lipoate--protein ligase: MVRSWRLFKELSRSLSTAEGLAIDDTLPQSVANHQSPPILHLYTFVPSVIVGKYQDIEAALKLDRCRARGVEFNRRSTGGGTVIMGPRILALGLGIDVDYPGLKKGVGGVFESLSRVLANAVGSFDVPAYFKPKNDLEVGGRKVAGLSAAADAGKSLLFHTSLLVDFDVELMVDIMNTPLIKLQDKGYNCFSQRMTTLAHESGSDLSMAEVMRAVENAFEEEFGINFRQDEPDSWEKETIDRFIEERYTQDDWIFSHKHPRVRMGVGQMKTPGGLLEVYLSLSGAAIEQVLITGDFFSTSADIKRLEDALKWSSARPDAIQEKLTEVWRDDMIHGIDLPTLTTAILKAKENQVRL, encoded by the coding sequence ATGGTCCGTTCCTGGCGATTGTTTAAAGAGCTCTCGCGGTCCCTCTCGACAGCGGAGGGACTCGCGATCGACGACACCCTGCCCCAGTCGGTGGCGAATCATCAGTCTCCTCCGATCCTGCACCTGTACACCTTCGTTCCCTCGGTGATCGTCGGAAAGTATCAGGATATCGAGGCGGCCCTCAAACTTGACCGCTGCCGGGCCCGCGGGGTTGAATTCAACCGGCGCAGCACCGGCGGCGGCACCGTTATCATGGGGCCGCGCATCCTGGCCCTCGGCCTGGGCATCGATGTGGACTACCCGGGCCTCAAGAAAGGGGTCGGCGGGGTATTCGAATCCCTCAGCCGCGTCCTGGCGAACGCCGTCGGGTCCTTCGACGTTCCCGCATATTTCAAGCCGAAGAACGATCTCGAGGTGGGCGGGCGCAAGGTCGCCGGCCTTTCGGCTGCAGCCGATGCCGGCAAAAGCCTCCTGTTTCACACCAGCCTCCTGGTCGATTTCGATGTCGAACTCATGGTCGACATCATGAATACGCCTCTCATCAAGCTTCAGGACAAGGGTTACAACTGCTTCAGCCAGCGGATGACGACCCTCGCCCATGAAAGCGGCTCCGATCTCTCGATGGCCGAGGTGATGCGCGCCGTCGAAAACGCCTTCGAAGAGGAGTTCGGCATCAACTTCCGGCAGGACGAGCCGGACAGTTGGGAAAAAGAGACGATCGACCGCTTTATCGAGGAGCGATACACCCAGGATGATTGGATCTTTTCCCACAAGCATCCGCGGGTCCGCATGGGGGTGGGGCAGATGAAAACGCCGGGAGGGCTGCTGGAAGTCTATCTCTCCCTTTCGGGGGCCGCCATCGAGCAGGTGTTGATCACCGGCGATTTTTTCTCGACTTCCGCGGACATCAAACGGCTCGAGGACGCCCTTAAGTGGTCTTCGGCCCGTCCCGACGCCATTCAGGAGAAGCTGACCGAGGTCTGGCGGGACGACATGATCCACGGCATCGACCTGCCGACGCTCACAACGGCGATCCTCAAGGCCAAAGAAAATCAGGTCCGCCTTTAA